The genomic interval AAGTTCCTCCATATCCAACAGAAAGAGTACCAATATTTGTAATTGTTCCTTTAATTTTTAGATTATTAAGGGATGTTATTTCAATGTCAACTTCTTCACCTAATTGTAAATCACCAACAACAGATTGAGATACATTGAATTCTACATAACGTTCACCAAAAGTATTTAGTACAAAAACTACAGTATTAGAAGAAACATTTTGATTTACTTCACTTTTTACTTGCCCAATTGTTCCATCACTTGGAGCTGTTAACATAGTATAACTAAGATTAACTTTAGCTAGATTAACTGCATCTTCTAAAGCTTTAACAGAAGATATTGCAGATTTGTAGTTAGCTGTAGCACTATCATATGAAGCTTTTGAAATACTATTTTCTAAATACAAAGCCTCTGATCTTTTAAAATTAGCTGTAGATTCAGCTAAGTTAGCATTTCCTTTATCTAAGTTTGAAACTGCTTGCTGATAATTTAATTGATATTCAATTGGATCAAGTGTTGCCAAGATTTGTCCTTGTTTAACAGTATCTCCTAATTGTGCAATTCTGTTATTAATAGTTCCTGAAACTCTAAAGCTAAGATTAGATAGAGCTTCGGTATTAACTGTTCCAGAATATGTTCTTTTAACATCATATTCTTTTTTCTCAACTTTTTCATAAACTACAGATTTTATATCTCCTGTGTTTTCT from Cetobacterium somerae carries:
- a CDS encoding efflux RND transporter periplasmic adaptor subunit, with protein sequence MKNKFLAATILILLLACGKDKTKENTGDIKSVVYEKVEKKEYDVKRTYSGTVNTEALSNLSFRVSGTINNRIAQLGDTVKQGQILATLDPIEYQLNYQQAVSNLDKGNANLAESTANFKRSEALYLENSISKASYDSATANYKSAISSVKALEDAVNLAKVNLSYTMLTAPSDGTIGQVKSEVNQNVSSNTVVFVLNTFGERYVEFNVSQSVVGDLQLGEEVDIEITSLNNLKIKGTITNIGTLSVGYGGTYPVKAKIVDPLDTVKVGMTAKVIVTTSNSNQVIAVPLTAILTAPNGEKYVYVVTNLENNIGIAKKQVVTLGATTEVGTEIVTGLNNGDYVVTKGSSVLLEDQKVSLLKGAE